Part of the Streptomyces antimycoticus genome, GCGCCCGACGGCACCGCGTACGCCGTCGACGAGCTGACCCCGACGGTGTTCCGCATCGACCGCAACGGCCGCGCCTCGGTATTCCTGCGGAACGACCTGCTCAAGGGCACGCTCGACATCCCCGACTTCCTGAACGATGTGGGGATGTCAGCGGTGGAGTGGGTGAAGGGAAACCAGCTGATCATCGCCATGGCCGACGGCTCCCTGGTACGGGTGCCCGTCAAACATCCCGAAAAGGCCCAGGAGGTGAAGCTCTCCGCGCCGCTGGGGTCCCCCACGGCCGGCATGCGACTCCTGAAGGACGGCTCGATCGCGGCGGTCAGCAGCGGTCTGCTGACCGGCAAGCCCGCCCAGATCCAGCGGGTGGAGCCCCATGACGGCTGGAAGAAGGCCACGGTGAAGGTCACTGACACGGTCGAGGATCCCGCCACCAGCGACGTGACCGCGGGACCGGACGGCACGACGTACGCACTCAGCGGCGGACTGGCCGACCTCCTTGCGGGCAAGCCCAACGACGGCTTCAGCCTGACCCCCGTCAAGACCGATTGAGCCGGCACCCGTTCCCCCGGACGACCTGCGGGCGCCCGACGTGCGGCCCCTGAGTTGACGACCGGCCGACGGGTTATCGGTGATACGGCTCAGTGGTCTCCAGGAGCGGGCGCCGTGTCGCCGCTGTTGGTGGGCCTGGACGGCGTAGCCGCCCGCGAGGGCGTACCCGTAGTCCTCGGCGAGAGCGTCCAGCCCGATGCGGATCAGTTGGCGGTGCAGCTCGTCCACTAGGCGGCCGCGGTCGTGGCGCCCGGTTCGCGGAGTGCTGGGAAGCGGGCCTCCCACGCTGTCTTGACCGGGACGGGGAGGAACAGGTCGCGCCACATCTTCTGCAGGGACATCGCGTTCAGATATGCGTTGAGGTCGTCGCGCGTCTGGGCCTCACGGATGACACGCTCGTACATCAGCCGGAGGTCGGCCTCGTCCGTCAGGTCGTAGACGTAGCGCGGCCCCAGTCGATGTGGCGCGGCAGCGTGACACTGCCGGCCGTCGGCCCGCCCAGCTTGTCGAGCGACTCCGGCAGTACGTACGGCTTCGCCGCTGCATACCTGCTCATGGATCCAGCATGCCTGATGGGGACTGCCGAGCGCATCGACAGTGCCGATCGGCGCACGGGGGAGTGAACGTGACCGCTGGCCATGTGCGACAGCTATCTGGCACGGAACGGGCACGGTGACCTCGAGCGGTCTGGGCAATAAACAAGGCCAGGTCGCTGACCTGGGCCTTCGTTGTGGAGCGGGTGACGGGAATCGAACCCGCGCTCTGAGCTTGGGAATCACGGGTTGATGGAGCCAGATCATTGCGTTGACCTGCGAAAATCGGCCTTGTTGCGGTCTTGAGTGCGGTGGGTGATTGCCCGTATCGACCGTGGCTTACCGCTCGTTCTGGCACGCATCTGGCACGGCGGTAGCTCGGGTCACTCGTACACGACTGCGGCACTCAAAGCACGGGCAAAGAGCTTCCAGTCACCGTCCGTCGGCATCTCCTGGCCGAAGCCTCGGTACCAACCTGGTGAGCCTTCGATCCATGCCGCCGGCGCCTCCAGGTAGCTCTCAAGCGTGGGGTTCTCCCACTGATTGCTTCGCGTGAGGAGATCGTCGCGCAGGCTGAGTATGTGGCACACCAGGGCTTCCCTGCTGTCAACTCGGTGCGCTGGGTGGTCTGGAAGCTGCTGCATGGCGGCACCCTACTGACGTGCTGAATCCCTCCCTGTGCCGGTGTAGGCCCGGCCGGTGTCACGGCAGAGTGAGCCGGCTGAACCCCCGGACGTCTCTGCACGTCAGCGCTCGACGTTGCTGATGAAGTCGTCGCCTCCGTCGCACGGCTTTCTCGGCTTGAGAATCACCGGTCATGTGGCCAGCGCTCGGGCCAGCGGTCACGGCAGGAGGGTGAGCGCCGGAACATGGAGGGGCTTGATGGCACGGAAGTGGCGGTGATCCAGTGTGGCGACACTGGGCGCCTTGAGACGCTCGGCAAGGGCGATCACTGATGCGTCGGCGACGCCGAGAGGGAATCCGCGGTACTGCCGCATGAGTTCGGCTATGCGGGAGAGATCGGCTCTCTCGGTGGGCACCTGGATGAGGTCCTCCGCGGCCACGGCTTCGATGAGATTGATCTCCGCGTCCGGCTCACGTACTTGGCAAGCAGGTAGCAGGCTTCGGTGAGTACATACGGTGTGATCAGAAGTTCGCCGTTGTGGGACTCAAGCAGCTCGGCGCAACTTTTGTGGTCGGGGTCGTTCCGGTTCAGCAGGGCGACGATGGGGCCTGTGTCAACGATCAGCATCGGCCTCGCCGAGCTCCTCGCGAGCGATGTCCTTGGCGCGAGCTCCAATGTCGTCCGAGGGCCCGTCGAAGCTTCGCAGGACGCGGAAACGGCTCGGCGGGGGCGTCCTCACCAGGCGCAGGGCGTGCCGACGCAGCTCTTCGACCTGCTCGGGCTCAAGCCGCTCGATGATGTCGTGCAGATCGCTGTAGTCATGGGCGGCAGTCATCAGACTCTCCCTGTCGGCAGTCTCTGCTGTCACGATAGCGCTCGACCGAGAAGACCGCCGAGGACTCCTGCGGGTGGTGCGCATGTGGTGCGCGACGCTTAACTCGGTCTAGACAACAAACAAGCCCCGGGCCGCTGGCCTGGGGCTTTGTGGTGGAGCGGGTGACGGGAATCGAACCCGCGCTCTGAGCTTGGGAAGCTCATGTTCTACCATTAAACTACACCCGCGAGAGGCGCCCGATTTCTGGCGCCGCATCGTCGGATACTTTACCCCATGGCTGACCCCCGGCGCATTCGTCGTGGGTCTTCGTGCTGTTCGGGTGGGATCGAGGTCGAGGCGGGGCCAAGACGGGGCCAAGGTGGGGTCGGGGCGAGGGTGAGTCCGGGGTGGGGCAGGACGAGTTGGTGGGGATTCGTGGGGGTTTCGGGGTGGTATTGGGGTGGATGTCGGGCGTGGGGGCGGGGTGGAAGCGGCTGTGGGGGTGCGGGAGTTGGGCGTACGGTGGGGGCGCGGAGTGCCGCGTGGAGCGGTGTGTGGTTGATCCCCTAATGTGGCTTTTGTCGTCCACGCCGTCCACGTTCTTGGGGAAGGGACTCAATGGAGCGCACCGTCGTCCGTTGTGCTGAAGGGCACGTATTCAGCACCGCCTCGTTCCCGATGCAGCACCTCACCGTCGACCGCATTGGTCCCGGCCGGTTGCTGCGGTGTCCGCGTTGCGCCCGGCTCCGGCACGCTGTGCCGGTGGGTGCCGAGAAGCGGTAAGCGGTAGCCGATGAAGCCGCAGGGTGCGGGCCCGGTCCGGTGGGACCGGGCCTGTGCCGTAGGGGTGGGTCCGATGTGCGTATCCTCTTCGGGTGCTTCTCTCAGACAAGGACATCCGGGCCGAGATCGACGCCGGACGGGTGCGGATTGATCCGTACGACCCGGCGATGGTGCAGCCGTCGAGTATCGATGTACGGCTGGACCGGTTCTTCCGGGTGTTCGAGAACCACCGCTATCCCCATATCGACCCGGCGGTGGAGCAGCCCGATCTGACGCGGCTCGTGGAGCCCGAGGGCGATGACGCGTTCATCCTGCATCCCGGGGAGTTCGTGCTCGCCTCGACGTACGAGGTCGTATCGCTGCCCGACGACATCGCCTCGCGGCTCGAGGGAAAGTCGAGTCTGGGGCGGCTCGGGCTGCTGACGCACTCCACGGCGGGCTTCATCGACCCGGGGTTCTCCGGGCATGTCACGCTCGAGCTGTCGAATGTCGCGACGTTGCCGATCAAGCTGTGGCCGGGGATGAAGATCGGGCAGCTGTGCATGTTCCGGCTGACCTCGCCCGCCGAGCATCCTTACGGTTCCGCCCATTACGGCTCGCGTTATCAGGGGCAGCGCGGGCCGACGCCTTCGCGGTCGTTCCAGCGGTTCCATCGGACGAAGGTGTGAGTGGCATGGGTGAGCAGCGCGAGAACCTTACGTACGAGCGGTTCGGGGTCGCGGTTCGTGAGCTGGCGGAGAAGATCGCCGAGGATGGGTACGAGCCCGACATCGTGCTCTCCATAGCCCGTGGCGGGGTCTTCGTGGCCGGCGGGCTGGCGTACGCGCTCGACTGCAAGAACATCCACCTGGTGAACGTGGAGTTCTACACGGGCGTGGGGACCACCCTCGACATGCCCGTGATGCTCGCGCCCGTGCCCAACGCGATCGACTTCTCCGACAAGAAGGTGCTGATCGCCGATGACGTGGCGGACACCGGCAAGACGCTGAAGCTGGTCCGTGACTTCTGCCTCGGCTCGGTCGCCGAGGTGCGCAGTGCGGTGATCTACGAGAAGCCGCAGTCGCTGGTGAAGTGCGAGTACATCTGGAAGCGCACCGATCAGTGGATCAACTTCCCGTGGAGCGTCGAACCGCCCGTGGTGCGGCGGGAGGGGCAGGTACGGGACGCCTGAGGGGTGCCGGGCGCCTGAGGGGGGCGGGAAGCCTCTTGAGGGTGCGACGACGACCTTACGGTGCGACGACGACCTTACGGGTGCCAAGCCTGCGACGTGGCGCGTGAGATGAGGAAGGGGCCCGCGGTGCGGGCCCCTTGGTCGTGCGGAATGCGGTGGCTGCCTTACAGCGTCCCCAGCTTCAGCAGGCTCAGCAGGGCGATCAGCTGGAGCGCCGACGCGCCCAGCGCCTTCTGCCACGGCAGGTCGTGCGACTTGCTCACCATCGTGGTGAAGAGCGTGCCCGCGGCCAGCCAGGTCAGCCAGCCCACCACCTTCACCAGCGAGCTGTCACCGCCCAGGAAGAGCGCGAACACCAGTCGCGGCGCGTCCGTGATCGACATGATCAGCATCGACAGGCCGATGGTCGGTGCCCAGGTGCCGTCGCCGCCCAACTGGCGCGCGAGGGTGTGGGTGACGGCGCCCAGGATCAGTCCGCTGATCACCATGGCGACGCCCGCGGTGAGCACCCACGGGATGCTGTTGGCCATAGGGGCGTTGAGGACGTCCTCACGGGCGTCGTCGAAGCCGAAGACCGCCAGCAGACCGTAGATGAAGGTCACGATCAGCGCCGGGCCCCACACCGCGTAGTCCCGCATCTGCCAGAAGGTGGCCGACGGGCGCAGCACGATGCCGCTCAGCAGCTGCTGCCAGTGCAGCCGGGGGCCGGCGGGCGGGGCGGTGGAGGAGCCGGTGCGGTACGTCTGCCCGCCGTAGCCGTCGTCGTACGAACCGGGGGCCTGGCCGTACGGGTCGTACGCGTCGGGCGCCTCGCCGATGCTGAACTGCTGTGTATGGCCCGCGTTGTTGTCGGCGTAGCCGCCGCCCTGGCCGTACGGTCTCTGCCCCTGGCCATGGCCTGCGGGGCCAGGGCCGTGCCCGGGCCTGGGGCCGTAGTGCGGGTCCTGGCCGCCGAAGTACTCCGGCTCTCCCTGTGAGGAGGGCTGCTGCCACTGCGGCGGCTGCTGACCGCCGTACGGCTCCTGCTGTCCGTACGGCGACTGCGGCGGCCGCTGCTGCTGCCCTTGTTGCGCGGAGTGGGAGTCCCGTCCGCGTCCGATCCTGAATCCAGCCACCATTCGAACGTACCCGGTCGTAGCGGGCCGGGTGCGGGAGCTGTGTGGCGGACCAGGCTTTGCGGCCGAGCTGTGACATCCCTTAGGGGGTCCCTTATGGGTTTTCCCCCCGTGGATCCTGAGGGCAGCTGGTGCACCCGTCCGGGGTTCCCCCGGCGTTCGCCCGCCCTCGCTCCCTCGGCCCGCCCTCCTTGTCCACCTAGTCCGCGTCCGCCGCGAACGGCTTGCTGCTGAAGGCCGTCTTGTCCTTCGTGCCGTCCGTGATCCACCACCACTCGGGACGTTCGCCGTATCGCGAGAAGGCCAGGCCGGGGCCCCACGCCAGGACGACCTCGTCCTTACCGTCATGATCGAAGTCCGCGACGTCGTAGAGCCGGGCCGCACGCTCGCCCTTACGGATCGTCTTGCCGTCCACGACGGAAGGTGCCGCGCGGGTCAAGAGGTGACGCCCGGCGACGCGGATCGTGGCGGAGTGGGAGCTTCGGCGCAGGGTGAGCAGCTCGACGCCGCCCCGGCCGAGCGAGACGGCCAGCTCATCGGTGCCGTCACCGTTGGTGTCGGCGGCGGCCAGCTTGCCCGACATCCCCGGCATCTTGAGGGGGTGTGGTGCAAGAGGGCGCGGATCGGCACGCCCCGGCTGCGCCGCCCTCTTGTAGTAGACGCTCACCGTCTTACCGATGTCCGGCCGCTCCGTCTCGACGCCCGGCTCGTCATTACGGGTGCCGCTGTCGCCGACCGCGACATCGCGGCGGCCGTCGCCGTCGAAGTCGCCGAACGTGATCGCGTTGCCCTCGCGCAGCCTGCGGCCCTCCGGGCTGAGGCCGTGGGAGCCGGCGGCGAGGAGGGTGGAGCCGGACTGGTCGTTGTCGTTGACCGCGTGCACCACCAGATCGGTGGCGCGGTGACCGTCGGAGGCGTGGGTGCCGGCGTCGGTGCCGTCCGCGGCGTCGGTGCCGGTGATGGTGTCGGCGATGAGATCGCCGATCTCGCCGTGGCCGTCCAGCGGGCTCGCGTACGGAACGGTCCGGGCGGCCTTGCCCGCCCGGTTGAACGGCCCGTACAGCACCAGCAGCGAGCGGCGGTCCTCGCGGATCAGGGCCAGGTCGTGGTGGCCGTCGCCGTTGAAGTCGCCGACGGTCGGGCGCTGGGCGTCCACGCCGTCCTCCGGGCCGGTCAGCTGGACGCGGGCGGCGGAGCGGGTCCTCCGGGGGCCGCCGGGGCCGCCCCAGGAGATGTAGGGGACGGTCCGGACGGTGGCCTGGGTGCGCTCCGTCTCGCGTTCGTCGAGCGCCTCGCCCGCCGTGGTGGTGACGTCGGCGTAGCCGTCGCCGTCGAGGTCGGCCGTGGTCACCTCGGTCGCGCCCGCGACGGTGACGTCCTGGGACGGCAGACCGAGGTCGCGGTGACGGAGCACGGTGCGGGTGGCGGGATTCAGGCCGTGGGACGAGCCGTGGACGAACGCGATCCGGCTGGGCAGCCCCCCTTTGCCGGACGGGACGGGGAGCCGCAGATCGGGGTAGCCGTCGCCGTTGACGTCATCCGGCAGCCGGCTGCCCTTGCCGTGGGGGACGGGCGCGGTGGCGGTGGGGGTGATGACGGACCCGCTGGCGGAGGAGGAGCCGTCGCGCCCGCCCTGTGCGCCGCCGTCCTCGGGGCCGCAGGCGGCGAGCAGCAGCGCCAGACAGGCCGTACCTGCGGCGATGGAGGCGGTGGGGACGCGGAGGAGGGAGCGGAGTCGGGGGCCCGGGACGCGGCCGGGTGGTGCGGTGGGGGGAGGTGCGGGCGTCATCCGACCCACCTCAACCCATCAGGGCGGCTGAGGCCATGGGGCGCGGCACTTCGTTACGAGGGTGATGCCTGGCGTTTCGTCCATGTCCGCTCGATGGTTGTACAGCTCGATGGTTGTACAGCTCGATGGTTGTACAGCTCGATGGTTGTACAGAAGGACGCGGGACCGATCAGTCCGCTTGGCTGTAAAGATGACCTTTTGAGCACAAGGTCTGTCCAGGACATTTACCTATGCGCCGTCGGGCATGATCCTGTAGGGAATTCGCAACGTCGTTGTGAGAAGGGATACTTCGCGGCCAGTATCGGTAGTCGATCGACGCGGAACTTCAACGCGGAAAAGCGGGGGCAGTCATGTGCTTAACGCACGGTGTTCGGGTGACGGGTGAAGCGGCGAGACCGGCGAAAGAGGGCTCGGGCGGGGTGTAGTCGCGATGTCGGACGGGAGCGCTCGGCGCCCAGCGGCGGATGCCGCTCGCCCGCCGCTGAGCGAGGGTGCTAGAAATAACGACATGGCCGGACTTTTCGGTCGACCACGGGTTCCGCTGGCCCGCACGATGAACGACTGGCGCCCACGCGGTCGGCGTGAGGGGCCCGGCTCGGCGTGGGAACGACGTGGGCGGCGCGTTCAGCAGGACCAGCAGGATCAGCGGGATCAGCGCGGTCAATCCGATCCGCAGGGCTCGCCGGTTCCCCATGACCACTGGGATCCGCAGGGCCGGCAGGACGCGTACGCCCAGCGGAGCCCGCAGGAGCGGTCGCTGGTGCGCACCGGCCGGACCGGCCACGGATCCGGTCCAGGCTCCGGCCACGGCACCGCTCACGGCTGCGGCTATGGGCGCCCCCGCCGGAACCCGGTGCGCGGCGTGCGCACCGTGGCCGGCCAAGTCTTCGTCCTGCAGGTGGGGGTCGTGCTGCTGCTGGTCGTCGCGGCCGTGGTGGCACTCGTCCTGCAGTCCCGCTACGACAGCGAGCGGGAGGCCCGTAACCGCTCCATGGCGGTCGCCGAGAGCTTCGCCAGCGCGCCCGGCATGGTGAGCGCGATCCGCGGGTCCGATCCGAGCGCCGTGCTGCAGCCGCTCGCCGAGCGCGCCCGTAAGGGCTCCCGGGTCGACTTCGTCGTCGTCATGACGCCCCAGGGGATCCGTTTCACTCACCCCAACCCCGGCCGGATCGGCAAGCACTTCATGGGCAGCATCCGCCCGGCGGCGGAGGGCCGGACGGTGCAGGAGACCTTCACCGGCACGCTCGGCCTGTCCGTGCGGTCCGTGGTGCCCGTCAAGGACAGCCACGGAAAGGTCGTCGGTCTGGTCGCGGCCGGTATCACGATCAAGAAGGTCAGCGGTGCGGCCGACCATCAGATGCCGCTGCTGTTCGGCGCGGCCGCGGCCGCGATGGCCCTCGCCACGGCGGGCACGGCCCTGGTCAGCAGGCGGCTGCGGCGCCAGACCCACGGGCTGGACCCGGCCGAGATGACGCGGATGTACGAGCACCATGACGCGGTGCTGCACTCGGTGCGCGAGGGCGTGCTGATCGTCGGCGGCGACCGGCGGCTGGTGCTCGCCAACGACGAGGCGCGCCGGCTCTTCGACCTCCCGCCGGACGCCGAGGGCCGGCTGGTGTCCGAGCTCGGCTTCGATCCGCACACCGCCGCGCTCCTGGTGTCCGGGCGCCCCGCCACCGACGAGGTCCATACGGCCGGTGAGCGGCTGTTGTCCGTCAGCCACCGCCCCACCGACCGCGACGGCGGCCCGCCCGGCAGCGTCGCCACCCTGCGCGACACCACGGAGCTGCGCGCGCTGTCCGGCAAGGTCGACCTCGCGCGCAACCGGCTCAAGCTGCTGTACGACGCGGGCGTCTCCATCGGCACCACGCTGGACGTGGTGCGCACCGCCCAGGAGCTGGCGGAGTACGCGGTGGCCCGGTTCGCCGACTACGTCTCGGTGGACCTCGCGGACTCGGTGCTGCGCGGCGAGGAGCCCCCGGACGGAGCGGCGGGCACCGGCGCCCCGGACGCGGACCCGTGGGCCGCTGTGGCGGTCGCCGACGGCGGCCGTACCGTCCTGCGCCGTACGGCCCTCAGCGGCATCCGCGACGACGGCCCGCTCTACCCCCTCGGCATGCTGATCGAATTCGGCCCGAGCGCGCCCCAGGCCCGCGGCTTCCGCACCGGAACGGTGACGGTCGAGCCGGTCCTGAGCGACTTCACCGGCTGGCAGGACCAGGACCCCGAGCACGCCCAGCGGATCGTCGACTACGGCATCCACTCGATGATCACGGTCCCGCTGCGGGCCCGGGGCGTCGTCCTGGGCGTGGCCAGTTTCATGCGCGCGGAGAAGCCGG contains:
- a CDS encoding DUF7660 family protein, which translates into the protein MQQLPDHPAHRVDSREALVCHILSLRDDLLTRSNQWENPTLESYLEAPAAWIEGSPGWYRGFGQEMPTDGDWKLFARALSAAVVYE
- the dcd gene encoding dCTP deaminase; amino-acid sequence: MLLSDKDIRAEIDAGRVRIDPYDPAMVQPSSIDVRLDRFFRVFENHRYPHIDPAVEQPDLTRLVEPEGDDAFILHPGEFVLASTYEVVSLPDDIASRLEGKSSLGRLGLLTHSTAGFIDPGFSGHVTLELSNVATLPIKLWPGMKIGQLCMFRLTSPAEHPYGSAHYGSRYQGQRGPTPSRSFQRFHRTKV
- a CDS encoding phosphoribosyltransferase encodes the protein MGEQRENLTYERFGVAVRELAEKIAEDGYEPDIVLSIARGGVFVAGGLAYALDCKNIHLVNVEFYTGVGTTLDMPVMLAPVPNAIDFSDKKVLIADDVADTGKTLKLVRDFCLGSVAEVRSAVIYEKPQSLVKCEYIWKRTDQWINFPWSVEPPVVRREGQVRDA
- a CDS encoding Yip1 family protein, which translates into the protein MVAGFRIGRGRDSHSAQQGQQQRPPQSPYGQQEPYGGQQPPQWQQPSSQGEPEYFGGQDPHYGPRPGHGPGPAGHGQGQRPYGQGGGYADNNAGHTQQFSIGEAPDAYDPYGQAPGSYDDGYGGQTYRTGSSTAPPAGPRLHWQQLLSGIVLRPSATFWQMRDYAVWGPALIVTFIYGLLAVFGFDDAREDVLNAPMANSIPWVLTAGVAMVISGLILGAVTHTLARQLGGDGTWAPTIGLSMLIMSITDAPRLVFALFLGGDSSLVKVVGWLTWLAAGTLFTTMVSKSHDLPWQKALGASALQLIALLSLLKLGTL
- a CDS encoding FG-GAP repeat domain-containing protein, which translates into the protein MTPAPPPTAPPGRVPGPRLRSLLRVPTASIAAGTACLALLLAACGPEDGGAQGGRDGSSSASGSVITPTATAPVPHGKGSRLPDDVNGDGYPDLRLPVPSGKGGLPSRIAFVHGSSHGLNPATRTVLRHRDLGLPSQDVTVAGATEVTTADLDGDGYADVTTTAGEALDERETERTQATVRTVPYISWGGPGGPRRTRSAARVQLTGPEDGVDAQRPTVGDFNGDGHHDLALIREDRRSLLVLYGPFNRAGKAARTVPYASPLDGHGEIGDLIADTITGTDAADGTDAGTHASDGHRATDLVVHAVNDNDQSGSTLLAAGSHGLSPEGRRLREGNAITFGDFDGDGRRDVAVGDSGTRNDEPGVETERPDIGKTVSVYYKRAAQPGRADPRPLAPHPLKMPGMSGKLAAADTNGDGTDELAVSLGRGGVELLTLRRSSHSATIRVAGRHLLTRAAPSVVDGKTIRKGERAARLYDVADFDHDGKDEVVLAWGPGLAFSRYGERPEWWWITDGTKDKTAFSSKPFAADAD
- a CDS encoding SpoIIE family protein phosphatase/ATP-binding protein; translation: MAGLFGRPRVPLARTMNDWRPRGRREGPGSAWERRGRRVQQDQQDQRDQRGQSDPQGSPVPHDHWDPQGRQDAYAQRSPQERSLVRTGRTGHGSGPGSGHGTAHGCGYGRPRRNPVRGVRTVAGQVFVLQVGVVLLLVVAAVVALVLQSRYDSEREARNRSMAVAESFASAPGMVSAIRGSDPSAVLQPLAERARKGSRVDFVVVMTPQGIRFTHPNPGRIGKHFMGSIRPAAEGRTVQETFTGTLGLSVRSVVPVKDSHGKVVGLVAAGITIKKVSGAADHQMPLLFGAAAAAMALATAGTALVSRRLRRQTHGLDPAEMTRMYEHHDAVLHSVREGVLIVGGDRRLVLANDEARRLFDLPPDAEGRLVSELGFDPHTAALLVSGRPATDEVHTAGERLLSVSHRPTDRDGGPPGSVATLRDTTELRALSGKVDLARNRLKLLYDAGVSIGTTLDVVRTAQELAEYAVARFADYVSVDLADSVLRGEEPPDGAAGTGAPDADPWAAVAVADGGRTVLRRTALSGIRDDGPLYPLGMLIEFGPSAPQARGFRTGTVTVEPVLSDFTGWQDQDPEHAQRIVDYGIHSMITVPLRARGVVLGVASFMRAEKPEPFEEDDISLAEELVTRAAVSIDNARRYTREHTMAVTLQRSLLPRMLPEQNALDVAYRYLPAESGVGGDWFDVIPLPGARVALVVGDVVGHGLHAAATMGRLRTAVHNFSTLDLPPDEILSHLDDLIARIDRDEGPGGLDGDGGGSEGITGATCLYAIYDPVTRRCTMARAGHPPPALVRPDGSVEFLDLPAGPPLGLGGLPFETSELELPEGSHLVLYTDGLIEKRDRDIDTGLEMLRDALSHPGRAPEDACTAVLDALLPDRPSDDIALIVARTRVLEPGLTADWEVASDPSQVAAVRAAVARKLAEWDLGDVAFTTELILSELITNAIRYATGPIRVRLLCDRSLICEVFDTSSTSPHLRYAGTTDEGGRGLFLVSQFADRWGTRYTSDGKVIWTEQALPLSKSGKPRS